The Scleropages formosus chromosome 3, fSclFor1.1, whole genome shotgun sequence genome contains the following window.
ttgtaaCTTAAGGATAGATGTAGTGGCTATCATGCTGTTTTTGGTGTATTGATCActtaatacagtactgtatcATTTCATCTCAAGAGTAATGACCAGCATCAGCTGAATTGCTTCCCAACACACATTTAGTGTAATACTGAACGTCTACAACTGTCCTGAAGGTAGAAGGCACCTAGTTTTGTAAGATGGCTACTATGgacttaaaacattttaagaatgtgGAGCAGTTGCTAAAATTAATGTACAgtctgaaaaatacacaaagtgtttGTATTTTGTTGACACAAGGCTATCCATCAGTGTTACGAAAAACACTGTCTCTACTGCAATGAGGAAAAATGTGCTTGCAAGATTAGAGAACCTATTTTACCATTCTGCTCCCTACCAAAGGGCTTCAAAATCTGAGGAAATTGTGTGAAAATTCAGCAGTACTGTACGAGCTCACTAATTGTACATCCTAATCTACAACACACTCCAGCTGGACCCACGTCGCGTTGGGCTCGGGAGAACATTCGGTTCAGCTGGTGATTTTCCGGGTTCTCGATGCCCCTGCTTTCCTTCGAGCCATGTGTTGATCCCGTCTTTTCTGTGGAAGGAGTGAAATCCCTAATAAGTTCTGGGTATTCtgggttctggctctgttgcaCCGTGTTCTTGCTGCTTTGTGAGCTTGGGTGACCATCATCAGCCCATTCCAGTACTTCTCCTGAAGAGAAAAGGGTAACTGGTGATTTAGTCCctctacattttttcattcctCATTTATGTTGAGGTTTTCTGAATATTCTTTGGAAAGCACTTatacaaaaaaacacagtttagtAAAATACACAAACTTAATTTTATAATACATAGAATGTattaaacagaaatttaaatacAGCTGTGTTCATTTTGCAATTTATCATTGTATGTCAGTTGCCAGTGtctgaaatatttctcttttGCACGCCAGATAAGAAAAAAGTCAACCAAccaatatttaaaatgcagaaaagcacagtgaaaacaaCATTTGTGGGTTTACTTTCTCTCTTCTGTCTAGTTCATCCCATGCAAGTATTGCTGAGGTTATCAAGCTGTATTCACCCATaccataacatttttttcttcatgctaaaattaaatgtcaaacaGGCTGTTAACTCATGCCGAGTGGCATATTGGTGATAGCCGTCACTTAGCAATCTGAAGGTCTTGAGTTTGAATCTCAACCCTACTGAAGTACACTTAAtcagttaccctgaattgctacggTAAAACtgacctgctgtataaattgataaatcattgtaggtagcttaatataAAAACCTAACGTTGTCAGTCGCCTTGAGCAGAGGACTCATCAGAGTAAGTAAATGCAAACGTTACTTACCAAGTGATTTACCATGTTGCTGGTTGAATTCTGCTGTAGAACGCTTGAGTCTCGAGCTCCCGCATGATGCGACCACCATTCGGATGAACTCACGGCCACATAGCTTCACGCGAGTGTCCTGCCCATAGGTCCTGTTGTAAACCACTGAAAGCAAGACTGCCAGAGATAGCAGGAACCTGATGTCCAtgatgtactttttaaatgaaagataAGCAACAAAAGACACGGGCAATGTGGCTTCGGTTAGAACTGGTCCTAGGatgttgttgtctgtaaaaACTGCCAAAGAGCTTATATATTCCCAGAGAGCTATGTAACAGCTGATGCCGACCCTGGCAAGGAGTTCCACCTGAACATTTACGTAGCCTTGGCCAAAGGAATACATGTTCTGACCTTGGGATTATAACGTTAATGGTGACTCCTTCAAGGCTGGCTTGagataaaaagtaaacaaacactAGTTCTGCAGGAAACACTGTGTTTTTCCTGTCATCTTTTCCCCAGCGTACATAGCAAAAATGATGGTAAAAAATCTTCATGCAAAGTCAGTACTAAAATGCGAGTTTATCCATACAGCTCACCCTGGGATTGCATGTTTGATTTCAGGATTCTCAGCTCATTGAAAACATGGTTTTCTGTTTGAGATTTTTTagtttgtattattttgatAGCAAGTATTTGGGAAGAGGGCTTACACTATCAGCTCCTTTGGTTGCATATCAAATGCTTGAAGAGACTGTGTGGCCTTGCTCGTTTCATCTTTCTTTCATACCAAAAGTTCGTGCTTATTATCGGTGAAAGTAGAAGCTTATTGAGCATGGATGCAGGTGTCGGCATCATAGTAAACGTTTATGGCCCTGCGTGTACATATTTTCTTCAATTCAATGTATCTCACGTGACTTCAAGCAGTTGTACACTGGGTACATAGAATATGACATTGAAGAAGAATATGTACATGCAGTGCAGATTGCCAGTGCAAAATGATTTCCtttcaaaaatatgcaaaacaaaaactgaacaatgtcaaaggagaggaaaacatgTTCATTTCAGTCACTTGGTTACTAAAGCAAATGAATCAGGTACGACCTCCTCATCTGACAGAAGTAAATAATACTTTTACACCAACTGAATCAATGTATAGTCTTGCTGCATTTCAAGGTGGCAGACTTGTGCATCGATGCTGTAGTTTGAGTCTAttacatatttctgtgtaaTGATTTTTATGTGAAGAATCCTTGACGCTGTTGGGTTGCGCTGGATATGACCCACCCCAAGCTGTCCATGGACTCCATAGACGTCATAGGGCAATCGTTGCCCTGCTATGCGATGAATCTGTTCCTGCTATTTGGGCCATGACATTGGCTCAGATGCTTCAGACTCTTCTGTGGCCCACAAGGACCTGTATCTAATCAGCTCTGAACAAGCCAAACTTCTTGTACAACTGCTCCTTTAGTGACCTGATGCTTGGGTTCCACCAACACGCCGCAGTAGATCACCCCCATACAGCTGTACAATGGGTTTTGTCCATAAGCATTAAGGGCGAACCTTTATCTTGGACTTCTCATTATATCTTACTTGGTTCTCCTATCATGGAGATGGAGTGGGACATTGTTCCCCTTGCTGGTAATTTGCTCCTGAATGAAAGGGAATGATATGTTATCTTCACCAGCTACACTCCATGAAAAAGGGAGAAGGTTACCACCCTTCCTAAACAACATATGTAACTAAAATTCTGTTAAAGAAACAGGATTAAATACAATAATGACCGGTAcctaaaaaaacactgaaattccAGACAGAGGAACTTGGTGACCACAAACAGATATTCAGTAATTTAAACATCCCTCTTCACAGCCACAATCCACTTCAAGACCCTCAATCTAATTTTGAGCCCTCAGACTGCCTTAATCATTGACTACCTCCAAAATGCgatcaaaacaaacatttcatgaAAGACCTCCCAAAAAAATTTTCTTCATTGTGTAATTTACAattcatccatttagctgatgctttgtttcaaagcaacttttatgtcaaggtacttacaaatatttacccatttatacagctgggtaattctactggagcaacttagggtaaagtagtaccttgctcgagggtactacggctggacAGGAGATTTGAGCCTGcaaccttgggtccaaaggcagcagttctaaccactacagtaccagctgtccttgtgCTCTGCTATATACGGACAAGGGAGAGCAATAAAAAAGCATAAAGAACTCAGAAAACATTgtagaggaaacaaaaaaaaaatagtttcccATCAAGTCCTGGTAAAACTCAACAGGGGCAAATACTTCATCATCATGCTATGAGCTAATTTTAACTTTTACCTCCCAATTCTCACTCCCTAAGGTCAACTCCCATCTCATCAACCCTCAGCCTTCATACTATCGAGCAGGATGCAG
Protein-coding sequences here:
- the insl3 gene encoding insulin-like 3 (Leydig cell), with the translated sequence MDIRFLLSLAVLLSVVYNRTYGQDTRVKLCGREFIRMVVASCGSSRLKRSTAEFNQQHGKSLGEVLEWADDGHPSSQSSKNTVQQSQNPEYPELIRDFTPSTEKTGSTHGSKESRGIENPENHQLNRMFSRAQRDVGPAGVCCRLGCTISELVQYC